The DNA window GTGGTCACTCAAGTGACCCGGGCAGCTTCCGGCGCAACTCACCGTGGCATTTGATGTCGCTCTGGGAGTCTTCTCTCTTGTCCAGCTTGGTTTTGCTGTCCTCCTGCTCCAGCTTTGGCCTGAAGCTCTCGTGCGCCGGGTTGCTCTCCTGCTTCGGGGTGTGATGAGGAGAAGAAACGCTGGTGCTGTAGGGTGCACAAGCCGCCAGGGGTTTGCTGTCTCCCAAGATGTCcttaattaaaaaggaagaggTGGAAGTCCTGGGGGCCGCGGCGGCCGAGCCCAGCTGCTGGGCTGCAGACTGCGGCTGCGGCGGCGGTTGCTGTTGGGGCGAAGGCTGCAAACTTTGCGCGGGGACCGCGGATGGTGGCGGCGGCTGTTGGCTgtggtggaggtgatggtgaTGCTGGGTTCCGTCTGTCACAAGATGCGGCTCCGGAGGTTCCAGGGTGACCGAGATCGGTGAAGAGGGCGCGGTTCCCACGGTATCAATCTCCGAACAGGGTGACGGGGTGGCCTGGCTCCTAAAATCCGTTGTCCTCGCTTCACCGAGCGATCGGAAATCCCCGTTCATCATGCCAGGGCTGCCGGAACCGGCACCGGACAAAATCGTGTCTATTCCAAAACTCGACCCGCTGGCCCCTTCCATTGCTGTCATTTCTACATGAGGTCCACGCTACTCCGCGGATCAGCCGCCGTCGGGACCAAGCAAGGGAAACTATCGCTCGTAAAACAAAATACACTAAAAAACGTTGACacggctttaaaaaaaaaaaaaaaaagtggggcgGGAATGAAGGATAATGGGGAGGTGACAATTGGTGGACACTTTCGACTCAACTTTTCCCCCTTAtacaaaaagtaaagagaaaaaaaattagaggggAAAGCCCCCAAATGCCACAAGCGGGAAGGTGTACTCCTCTCCGCTGGACCACCGCGCACGTGGACGGTGGCAGAGGCGAGCGGCACCAAGACTAAGATGCTGGCCGCTGGAGCGACTCCGCCGCCGCCACCTgcaccgccaccgccgccgcctgGGTCTGCCCACTGCCCGAtcccgggcggcggcggcggcgaccgGAGCAGGTGCAGCGACCGCTAAGGCCGGGCGGCCCCGGAGGTGACCGCCGTGCGTGACCCGGCCGTCCCGGAGCCGAGTTTCTGAACTTTGTTGGAAAGTTGCGGAGCGAACGCGGCCGCCGCCGCCCCGGGAGGAGGAGATGCAGCGAAGGAGCAAGCGCGGGCGCAGGAGACCGCGGACAGGCGGCGCCCGGCGACTCCCGCCGCTGCCCCGCGCGTTGGCTTGTCATCCGCGGGCTCGCGGGCGGCGCCGACCCCCTCCCGTGACGTCACGGCCCCCGCCGCCGCTCCCCGCCTGCGCCCCCTCCGCCCGGGCCCCGCACCCCATTGGCCGTAACGCGCCAGCCAGCGACGCCGGCGTGCGGGGAGCCAATGGGCGCGCTCCTGGCCAGCCCGTCAGCAGCGCGCCTCGAACCCCGCTGCTCTTTTGAGAACTCGAACCTCGGTGTGCCCGCAGCCCTGAGCCCAACGCCTACTCCAGGGGTCCACTGTAACGAGTACCCGgccagggagatggggagagaccAGAAGGGCACTGGAGATGGGAGCCCCCGGGCGGGAAGCGGGGATGCGGTACCGATCGTTAGATGTGCCTGTGCTAAGTCAGACTGGAGGGTGAGTGGAGAGGCCGCGAAGGGCAAAGGATCCCGCGGCTCCCCGTGGCCTGCAGTGCAGCCCCACTCGCACGGTTCCCAAGCACGCTTGAGCAGAGCGGAAACACGAGGAGCAGGGGATAGAGGTGCTGAGGGACCCCAAGGGGAAGTGTGTGACACCCAGAGCTAGAGCTCCGCGTGGGCCTGCAGCCTCTGAGCTCTGCTCTCCCTCCAGGAGCGGGTCCAGCCGGGTAGCAGATCCTGGAAAGACACTGAGGCTGGGGGCTACATCTTTGACCCCCTGTCGGGAAGGATCAGGCCTCTGGCTCCAAATCCCGCTTTGTCTCCAGGCAGAGCCTGTGCTGGAAGAATGCCGGGCCAAGCACTTTCTCCCGAGCCGGGAAAAACCCCGGGCGAGGCGTTCTCCAGTGGCGCGGGCAGCTGTGGTTCCCTGCGGCATCAGGCTGCTGTGGGGCCGCGGGAACCCGGTGGCTGGTCTGCAGCCTGCGCTCCCGCAGCTCCTCCCTCCAATGcttctatcccctccccactgtgGCAGGCTGTGGTTTTGGAAAGGAAACAGTCACCGCCGATCCATTTGGGACCTGGAGCGCGACGGTGACGCCGCCTTGTCGGAGAGTATCAACTTGCGTTCTTTCTTCAGGACGTCTCCAACCTGTCTCTTGTTGAATGTCAGAGTAATGGGAAGCGCCAGTGACAAGCCGGCGTATTACTCCTGATTAAGTGCCGTGTCAACCTAATTAGCAGAGTAATTATAAGGTGCTAATGAATGATTCAAAGTTCTTTGAGTTACATTTTACTCCAAATTACCATTTTTAAGAACCTTATGAATCTGCGTGGTTGGCATCGTTTCCGTGACTATATAGAATGATGTCAGTAAAGGACAGGGTTTAGTGGCCATTATGGACGtcgctttttcttttctttcctttttctttcctttcctttttcttttctttctggttgaGGTCCCTCTTGAGAAGTATCCCGGAGGCAAATGACCTCCTGAGATCTTGCTTCCTCCGGTGTGAGTCCCAGATCTGGAAGATGGAGGTGCGTGGTGATTCATCCTAAGGACATCTAGATCTTTGGTccgggttgggggtggggggggtctcCCGCGTTATTTCAAGAGTATGTTGAGCTGTTTCCTACCGTCATGGTGTCATTTATCGTCCTGCTGCTCTCTGGTACTGCAGTTACCAAGAGGTACCATCTAGATAGTGCTCTCCTTTCTTAGGcgaacagacatttatttatcgGGGAACTGCTGTTGGAGAGCCAAAGCCAAGACGTGCTGCGGGCAGACGCTGGTGGCCTGAGGGATCCAGGAACCCCTCTACAACCACGTGGCTCGCCCCCGCGGGTGGCGACGGGCCTGTCTAAGCTGCCGCCTCAGAGTCCTTAGACCCCAGAACTGGGTGCTGGCCCAGCAGACCCTCCCAGGCTAGGCCTTGGCCTTCCTGTCAGAGCTTGCGACCACGGGCTGAGGTCTGATTTTACTGAGGCAACGGATCTCAGACTCCCAAGATCCGGATAGATATTGTTGGCACCCTGAGCCTCTGGCACAGATGACCCCTTCCGGAAAGAACGGAAGGGTGCCTAAGCTGCAGGGGAGTGCGGCAAACGCTACTCTTCCTTCCTGGTCGGTTATCGATTTAGAGTTTCCATTCTGACATCACCCCAAAACAATCCAAATGAAGTGCTCCTCGAGCCGGGGGGGCCCCAATTCACAGCCGGCTATCGAAAGCGAGGAAGGGgaggaaacatttaaaatccaGTACTGATGGCCCTGCACAAATCAATTATTCTCGACCTtgataaataattcatttaagcctgtttttgttttgttccaacGCCTACAACGACTCGAGAGCTCAAAGGCTGACGGCACAGCTTGTGCGGGGCAGGTCGGCAGGGTGTTTTTCTTGGAATAATTCGCAACATTGGCAGGGAGGCGATGGGGATATGACCTAAGAAAAGATGGAatgtgaagagaaaggaaaagaggagaacctatgtgtgtgtgtgtgtgtccgtgtgtgtccgtgtgtgtccgtgtgtgtgtgtgtgtgtgtgtgtgtgtgtgcgcgcgcgcgcgcagggGGTGGAGATTCGTGTTCCATGAAACTCCAAAGCAAACTCAGTCGCCCCACCCTGTGAATGTTTccgattatatttttaaagaaaaatcaatatcAAATTTTCTAGGGTTGGAGAGGTTAGCTCTTAGTCTTCAGAAGCAATTGTGGTGAAGAGAATATGCGCCACTGATTGGGGTCCCAGGGAATGCGAGGAATGTCCTCAAAAATCAAAGGGGACAATCTTAATGACAAATCCCTCAGAGCTATGGTTAACTTTTCTCAGTTCTTCCCTACCCCAGATACATATCTGTTTCGTTACCATTTTCTTATAGAGTATATGCAATGTATACCTAAAAAGTCAttttctggcacacacacacacagctcacttTTCATCTTTAACAATAAATCAGAATTCATCgaggcgtggtgatgcacgcctttagccctagtactctggaggcagagtcagacctctaagttctaggccagcctggtctacacagtgaattccagaacacccaggctatttagagagatcctgtctggTGGGGAAacatttgtttctcttgttttcaaGCAAATAGATATGGTGCGTTGGCTGAATTTTAATACAAGAACATCATATGCTAAATTAACATAAATCTACAAGTAATCTTCCACCTCCAgaccctcattttctttctttgctttctttaaaagaaaattcttaaattgggggagttttttgttgttgttcagaaaGCAGTTTATTTGCTGTGAATCACAGAGAACCGATTTCATTCCTGATAGTACAAGACACATCAATACCAACGAACAGAAAagatctccagccccaaagaatGATCCAAACACCAAACATGAGCTTTGTGTGCAGGACATCTTCCACCACCCACCTTTACTGTCCAACTTTGAGATTCTTTTAAACTGGAACATCagatttttttaatggagtttaattttgatgaaatttgCCAACAAATTATGATGAACTTGAAACTGTTGTTTCCTGTCTTAACATCCATGTGAGCATTTAAAGAATCTCTATGATAGGTCCAGCTGACAGAAATGAGATGCAAAGGTGCCTCTCTCCACTGGGCGGCGCCAAGAACCCCAAACCGACTGTACCTCgctattgtttcttttataaaaagatgCAAGATACACAAATAGGCTCTCCACGATCAAGACTGATACC is part of the Mus pahari chromosome 13, PAHARI_EIJ_v1.1, whole genome shotgun sequence genome and encodes:
- the Barhl2 gene encoding barH-like 2 homeobox protein; its protein translation is MTAMEGASGSSFGIDTILSGAGSGSPGMMNGDFRSLGEARTTDFRSQATPSPCSEIDTVGTAPSSPISVTLEPPEPHLVTDGTQHHHHLHHSQQPPPPSAVPAQSLQPSPQQQPPPQPQSAAQQLGSAAAAPRTSTSSFLIKDILGDSKPLAACAPYSTSVSSPHHTPKQESNPAHESFRPKLEQEDSKTKLDKREDSQSDIKCHGTKEEGDREITSSRESPPVRAKKPRKARTAFSDHQLNQLERSFERQKYLSVQDRMDLAAALNLTDTQVKTWYQNRRTKWKRQTAVGLELLAEAGNYSALQRMFPSPYFYHPSLLGSMDSTTAAAAAAAMYSSMYRTPPAPHPQLQRPLVPRVLIHGLGPGGQPALNPLSNPIPGTPHPR